The following coding sequences are from one Daphnia pulex isolate KAP4 chromosome 11, ASM2113471v1 window:
- the LOC124207157 gene encoding prismalin-14-like, with protein sequence MARNLVLILLLVVMAAAFCAAQQYVEVPVKDERGIDHPTAAADVDLDDSVTSNGRTKRHRPFLAGLLVGSALRRPYYGGYGGGYGGGYGGYGHYPNYYGGYGGYGGHYYG encoded by the exons ATGGCTCGCAATCTCGTACTG ATCTTGCTCCTTGTTGTGATGGCTGCAGCATTTTGCGCTGCCCAGCAGTACGTTGAGGTCCCAGTTAAAGATGAAAGAGGAATCGATCATCCGACTGCAGCAGCTGACGTTGATTTAGACGATTCGGTAACATCCAACGGACGAACTAAACGCCACCGACCGTTCCTGGCGGGATTGCTGGTCGGCTCCGCACTCCGTCGCCCATATTACGGCGGCTATGGCGGAGGCTATGGCGGAGGCTACGGCGGATACGGACATTATCCGAATTATTATGGAGGATATGGTGGCTACGG GGGCCATTACTATGGCTAA